A single window of Culicoides brevitarsis isolate CSIRO-B50_1 chromosome 3, AGI_CSIRO_Cbre_v1, whole genome shotgun sequence DNA harbors:
- the LOC134834223 gene encoding apyrase has protein sequence MKLLALIFGLIPLYLTAVKSATLSVKDELFPLAIIHINDFHARFEETNTLSNTCKAGEKCIGGYARTVTVVKQLKEKHKDHNPIYLNAGDNFQGTLWYNFLRWNVTSHFLNLLQADVMTIGNHEFDHGIEGVVPFLKEIKSPMVVANIDSSDEPTFAGNYNHTLVLNKGGRRIGVIGVVLHTYNILAKTENLKFLDEVTTVKEEAQKLHDDGVDIIIVLSHSGIEMDRKIAKEAGPYIDVIVGGHSHTFLYSGPPPGEDTPADVYPVIEEQESGRKVYIVQASAYTKYVGELTLYFDSEGNVKKTEGNPIYLSNDIVPDPEMIEELKPWKEAVDAVGNKVHGESKVLLEKPPCVKRECNIGNFVTDSFVNHFVGKGEKDEWTYVSIGLQNAGGIRTSLSKGELTYSDLIAVLPFSNELVTFEIRGDKLLQALEYSVEQNGTSQSNMLQVSGLRVVLNMKNPAGERVESVNILCNKCKIPAYEPLSLFKYYRVVMPSFLADGGDGFSWFKDFGIDRKLGGIDIDIFTKYVENVSPIFASTEGRIKFL, from the exons ATGAAACTGTTGGCTTTGATTTTTGGATTGATTCCATTGTATTTGACTGCAGTAAAATCTGCAACCTTGTCCGTGAAAGACGAATTGTTTCCTTTGGCAATTATCCACATCAACGATTTTCACGCtcg ttttgaagaAACAAATACGTTATCAAATACATGCAAGGCAGGTGAAAAATGTATTGGAGGGTATGCAAGAACGGTAACCGTTGTAAAACAATTGAAAGAAAAGCACAAAGATCACAACCCGATATACTTGAATGCTGGCGATAATTTCCAAGGTACATTGTGGTACAATTTCCTGCGATGGAAtgttacaagtcattttttgaacttattaCAAGCAGACGTCATG ACGATAGGAAATCATGAATTCGATCATGGTATAGAAGGAGTCGTaccttttttgaaagaaatcaaGTCTCCTATGGTTGTTGCAAATATTGATTCTTCGGATGAACCCACGTTCGCTGGAAATTATAACCATACACTTGTACTTAACAAAGGTGGTCGGAGAATCGGAGTCATTGGAGTTGTTCTACATACCTATAat ATATTAGCAAAGAcagaaaatcttaaatttttggatgagGTTACGACAGTGAAGGAAGAAGCACAAAAACTGCACGATGATGGTgttgatattattattgtgctATCTCATTCCGGCATTGAAATGGACCGCAAAATTGCAAAGGAAGCAGGGCCTTACATTGACGTGATTGTAGGTGGTCATTCgcatacatttttatatagTGGACCTCCACCAGGTGAAGATACACCAGCCGACGTTTACCCGGTCATTGAGGAACAAGAAAGTGGCCGCAAAGTTTATATAGTTCAGGCTTCAGCATATACGAAATATGTAGGAGAACTGACTCTTTATTTTGATTCTGAaggaaacgtaaaaaaaacagaGGGAAATCCAATTTACTTATCGAATGATATTGTACCAG ATCCGGAAATGATTGAGGAACTAAAACCATGGAAAGAAGCTGTCGATGCTGTTGGAAATAAAGTACATGGTGAATCAAAAGTCCTATTGGAAAAACCTCCTTGTGTTAAAAGGGAATGTAACATAGGAAACTTTGTAACTGACTCTTTTGTAAATCACTTTGTAGGCAAAGGTGAAAAAGATGAATGGACTTATGTCTCCATAGGACTTCAAAATGCTGGGGGTATTAGAACTAGTCTTTCAAAAGGAG AACTAACATACTCTGACTTGATTGCTGTTTTACCGTTTTCCAACGAATTGGTCACCTTCGAAATTCGTGGAGATAAATTATTGCAAGCACTAGAGTATAGTGTCGAACAAAATGGGACTAGTCAATCAAATATGTTGCAAGTTTCGGGTCTGAGAGTCGTGCTTAACATGAAAAATCCTGCAGGAGAGCGGGTTGAGTCAGTCAATATTCTAtgtaataaatgtaaaataccTGCATACGAGCCGTTGAGCTTGTTCAAATATTACCGTGTAGTGATGCCGTCATTTTTAGCTGATGGTGGGGACGGCTTTAGCTGGTTCAAAGATTTTGGAATTGACAGAAA attggGAGGTATTGATATTGATATCTTTACAAAGTATGTTGAAAATGTGTCACCCATATTTGCTTCTACAGAAGgaaggataaaatttttataa
- the LOC134835884 gene encoding uncharacterized protein LOC134835884 isoform X3 yields the protein MKFTNSTLVCLVISLCFALTSAQFFGGFPRSSSSLTQLTGDFGGPTAFSGFPSAGGGRDPRQNRGPVVFPPSPADAVDESSGVIVGASGFGFVPPQSQSKK from the exons ACAAATTCAACTTTAGTTTGTTTAGTAATAAGCTTGTGCTTTGCTTTGACATCGGCACAATTTTTCGGCGGATTTCCAAGATCTTCTAGCAGTTTGACGCAACTGACAGGTGATTTTGGTGGGCCAACAGCATTTTCGGGATTTCCATCAGCCGGTGGTGGTCGTGACCCACGACAAAATAGAG GTCCAGTGGTTTTTCCTCCGAGTCCAGCAGACGCTGTTGATGAGTCAAGTGGTGTTATTGTTGGTGCTTCAGGTTTTGGTTTTGTACCCCCACAATCACAGAgtaagaaataa
- the LOC134835299 gene encoding apyrase-like — translation MSPNTSPCKDREKCIGGYARLVHMIKYIQQKYKDDHPLYLNAGDNFQGTPWYTMFTWNVTKHFLNMLPADVLTVGNHEFDHGIDGLLPFLSSVKSKLVLSNIDEQSLTFLQQYSKDRIHGRTIINKGGIRIGVIGVIIKTVNEISNTGNITFFDEIQMVKHQANLLAQENVDIIIVLSHCGIVVDKEIAKHGGPLIDVIVGGHSHTYLYNGVDITNPYEKPADTYPLVITQDDGHIVLIVQAGAYGKYVGVLRVKFDDEGNVDSWTGNNIFLSHDVDEDEDIVKELEPWKQEVERRGRHYFGEAKVLIDNSNCKLGECTAGDLLTDAMVESDESILLALHHAGGIRTSFQPGPITFNDLLTMVPFGNTLDVVKISGKTLRDVFEHAVDLDSHKYNKVFRNLLQVSGFKIVYNLNNPINQRAEKILVLEKNGNDIIYNDLDNNKLYEVMIPSFIFKGGDGFTMFKTDKLEHSIGKVDIDVFSKYFKSHKVLNPKLQGRITMKY, via the exons ATGAGTCCGAATACATCACCGTGTAAGGACAGAGAAAAATGTATTGGTGGATATGCCCGATTAGTTCATATGATTAAATATATACAACAGAAATATAAAGATGACCATCCGTTGTACCTGAATGCGGGAGATAATTTTCAAG GAACTCCTTGGTACACAATGTTCACATGGAACGttacgaaacattttttgaacatgTTACCAGCAGATGTTCTG ACAGTCGGTAACCATGAATTTGACCATGGCATCGATGGATTATTGCCATTTTTGAGCAGTGTTAAGTCAAAACTGGTATTAAGTAACATTGATGAACAAAGCTTAACTTTCTTGCAACAATATTCAAAGGATAGGATTCATGGACGAACAATAATTAATAAGGGTGGTATTCGAATTGGAGTCATTGGAGTAATTATAAAGACTGTTaat GAGATATCGAACACAGGAAACATTACTTTCtttgatgaaattcaaatGGTCAAACATCAAGCTAATCTTCTAGCCCAAGAAAATGTCGATATAATTATTGTTCTATCGCATTGTGGTATTGTAGTTGACAAAGAAATTGCAAAACACGGTGGACCATTGATTGATGTTATTGTTGGTGGCCATTCTCATACATATCTTTACAACGGAGTGGATATAACTAATCCATATGAGAAACCAGCAGATACATATCCATTAGTTATTACTCAAGACGACGGACATATTGTGTTGATTGTTCAAGCAGGTGCTTATGGGAAATATGTTGGTGTATTGAGAGTTAAATTTGACGATGAAGGCAATGTAGACTCATGGACtggaaacaatatttttttgagccaTGATGTGGATGAAG acgaagataTTGTAAAAGAGTTAGAGCCGTGGAAACAAGAAGTTGAAAGAAGAGGTCGGCATTATTTTGGTGAAGCAAAAGTCTTAATAGACAATTCAAACTGTAAATTGGGGGAATGTACCGCAGGAGATTTGCTTACAGATGCTATGGTGGAGTCG GATGAATCCATTTTATTGGCATTGCACCATGCAGGAGGAATTCGAACCTCTTTTCAGCCAGGCCCAATTACATTTAATGATTTACTTACAATGGTGCCATTCGGAAATACACTTGATGTCGTTAAAATATCTGGTAAAACATTAAGAGATGTTTTTGAACACGCTGTGGATTTGGATTcccataaatataataaagtaTTTAGAAATCTTCTACAAGTATCTGGATTCAAAATCGTGTATAATCTAAACAATCCTATTAACCAAAGagcggaaaaaattttagtgctcgaaaaaaatggcaatgACATAATTTACAACGATTTAGACAATAATAAACTATATGAGGTGATGATtccatcttttatttttaagggaGGTGATGGATTCACGATGTTTAAAACTGATAAACTAGAACACAG tatcgGCAAAGTTGATATCGATGTGTTTTCCAAGTACTTTAAAAGCCACAAGGTATTAAATCCTAAATTACAAGGCAGAATAACGATGaagtattaa
- the LOC134834108 gene encoding acireductone dioxygenase: MRAWYMDELLTDQREPHMTIPPQFLDENQLFERTGVEYFSINANAFADDAKLQALRKSRGYSYEDEITCSKECLADYEEKLKSFFTEHLHTDEEIRLVLDGSGYFDVRSDKEDDKWIRIEVVAGDLIVIPSGIYHRFTLDMKNYIKAKRYFVGEPVWLPYNRPADDMSCRKIYLKKLSDGFKSG; encoded by the exons atgcgaGCTTGGTATATGGACGAACTTTTGACTGACCAGCGAGAGCCTCACATGACGATTCCACCACAATTCCTAGATGAAAACCAGTTATTCGAAAGAACAGGTGTGGAATATTTTTCGATCAATGCAAATGCTTTTGCAGACGACGCAAAACTTCAAGCATTGCGTAAATCTCGAGGTTACTCCTATGAGGATGAAATTACGTGTTCAAAAGAATGCCTTGCagattatgaagaaaaattaaaaagcttcTTTACTGAACATCTACATACTGACGAGGAAATACGATTGGTTTTGGATGGATCTGGTTACTTTGATGTGCGAAGTGATAAGGAAGACGACAAATGGATTCGCATAGAAGTTGTCGCTGGAGATTTGATTGTTATTCCAAGTGGCATTTACCACAGATTCA caCTTGACATGAAGAATTATATTAAAGCCAAGCGGTATTTTGTAGGAGAGCCCGTTTGGCTTCCTTATAACAGACCCGCAGATGATATGTCCTGTAGAAAAATATACTTGAAAAAACTCTCTGATGGGTTCAAAAGTGGATAA
- the LOC134833248 gene encoding cytochrome P450 6a2-like, whose translation MQKAGLEKISGFFFFTEPALLATDAKHIRLVLTNDFDYFHDRGVFVNEKDDPLSAHLFSLEGTKWKRLRKKFTPTFTSGKMKNMFEILLKVANELNYVIRETIENYEERVEIRDFCSRFTIDIIGSCAFGIECNSLRDTHSEFKEIGMQCFGNSAIEMFKLAFMSAFQRFSRKIGCRFTTKRTEEFFFRIIKETIDHRQKHNVDRNDFMELMIQLMQTGRLKDESSLDESTDESPLTFNEIAAQCFIFFVAGFETSSSTMSYCLYELAKNQDVQNRLRSHIHETIRNHNGQVTYEGLLEIPYLDQVINETLRLYPPVSLLQRKLVKPYKVPGTNSYIDPGLVVFISVYGIQRDARYFKDPLKFDPTRFSSENYKNIQPYSFIPFGEGPRQCIGIRFGMMQVRLGIITFLKNFRVEVCEKTAPVIKLAPTSPMLLPKHGIQLKISKI comes from the exons ATGCAAAAGGCtggtttagaaaaaatttctggtttttttttctttacggAGCCCGCTTTGTTAGCAACTGATGCAAAACACATTCGCTTGGTGTTAACAAATGACTTTGATTATTTTCACGATAGAGGAGTATTTGTAAACGAGAAGGATGATCCATTATCGGCTCATTTATTTTCCTTAGAAGGCACCAAATGGAAAAgactgcgaaaaaaatttactccaaCATTTACATCTggtaaaatgaaaaacatgtttgaaattctattaaaagtggcaaatgaattaaattatgtcaTAAGGGAAAcgattgaaaattatgaagaaagAGTCGAAATTAGAGACTTTTGCTCACGCTTCACCATAGATATAATCGGATCATGTGCATTTGGCATTGAAT GCAACAGTCTTCGGGATACACATTCAGAATTTAAGGAAATTGGGATGCAATGCTTTGGAAATTCAGCTATAGAAATGTTTAAACTGGCTTTTATGAGTGCATTTCAAAGGTTTTCACGTAAAATTGGATGTAGGTTCACAACAAAACGAAccgaggaatttttttttcgcatcatAAAAGAAACAATCGATCATCGTCAAAAACATAATGTTGATAGAAATGATTTTATGGAACTTATGATACAGTTGATGCAAACAGGAAGATTGAAGGATGAAAGTTCCTTAGATGAAAGTACTGACGAAAGTCCCTTGACATTTAACGAAATTGCGGCACAAtgctttatatttttcgttgcTGGGTTTGAAACTTCTTCAAGTACAATGTCTTATTGTCTCTATGAACTGGCGAAAAATCAAGATGTGCAAAATCGCTTGAGATCACACATACACGAAACTATAAGAAATCACAATGGTCAAGTGACATATGAGGGATTGTTAGAGATACCTTACTTGGATCAAGTCATAAATGAGACACTTCGATTATATCCACCAGTTTCATTATTGCAGAGAAAATTGGTAAAGCCGTACAAAGTTCCTGGTACAAATTCATACATAGATCCTGGTCTTGTTGTATTTATCTCAGTGTATGGAATACAAAGGGATGCAAGATATTTTAAAgatcctttaaaatttgatcctACCAGATTTAGTTCTGAgaactataaaaatattcagccTTACTCATTCATTCCTTTTGGAGAAG gaCCACGTCAATGTATTGGAATAAGATTTGGAATGATGCAGGTACGTTTAGGTATCATcacatttctcaaaaattttagagtagAAGTGTGTGAAAAAACAGCTCCAGTTATAAAATTGGCACCCACATCTCCGATGCTCTTGCCTAAACATGGCATTCAATTGaagatttcaaaaatctag